From the genome of Tachysurus fulvidraco isolate hzauxx_2018 chromosome 20, HZAU_PFXX_2.0, whole genome shotgun sequence, one region includes:
- the LOC125139785 gene encoding protocadherin gamma-A4-like — MNMGLMSVLLTLGFISIFLYPVRGDLSYTVPEETKRQYVIGNIATDLGIDGKRLSARKARVETEDSAKRYCDINLSSGNLVVAETIDREELCGSRISCFLNYELVFENPLEVHRISLQVEDVNDNSPVFPNERISFEIRESAVKGERFPLEEAHDLDTGLNAVQGYSLEINDHFILSVHENADGGKSATLVLEKELDREKQKDMNLILTAFDGGNPPKSGTAEIHVTVLDANDNIPVFSQPVYRVSLAENTPLGTEVITVSATDADEGANGDVTYELSRLSDKSGKLFSLDKTTGQITVSGNIDYEDEKYFEMRVQAKDGPGLVSSAKIIIDITDVNDNEPRIILKSFNDPIPENTVAKQ, encoded by the coding sequence ATGAACATGGGATTAATGTCGGTGTTATTGACACTCggatttatttccatttttctttatcCTGTACGTGGAGATTTGAGCTACACTGTTCCGGAGGAAACGAAACGTCAATATGTGATTGGAAATATAGCAACGGATCTCGGAATTGATGGGAAACGTTTATCAGCTCGAAAAGCTCGGGTGGAGACAGAGGACAGCGCGAAACGGTACTGCGACATTAATCTGAGTAGTGGAAATCTGGTCGTGGCGGAAACAATAGACCGAGAGGAGCTTTGCGGCTCGAGAATTTCATGCTTCCTTAATTACGAGCTTGTGTTTGAAAATCCTCTTGAAGTGCATCGTATTTCACTGCAGGTTGAGGATGTAAACGATAACTCTCCCGTTTTCCCTAATGAGCGTATCAGCTTTGAAATTAGAGAGTCGGCTGTTAAAGGCGAGCGTTTCCCGTTAGAGGAAGCTCATGATTTGGACACTGGACTTAATGCAGTTCAAGGATATTCACTTgaaataaatgatcattttattttatctgtgCACGAGAACGCGGACGGAGGAAAATCCGCTACATTGGTTCTGGAGAAAGAGCTCGATCGTGAAAAGCAGAAAGACATGAATTTAATTCTTACCGCATTTGATGGCGGTAATCCACCGAAATCAGGGACAGCAGAAATACACGTTACTGTTCTGGATGCTAATGACAATATTCCTGTATTTAGTCAACCTGTGTACAGAGTGAGTCTAGCTGAAAACACGCCTTTAGGCACGGAGGTGATTACAGTCAGCGCGACTGATGCAGATGAAGGAGCCAATGGTGACGTCACCTATGAGCTCAGTCGTTTATCTGATAAATCAGGAAAATTATTTTCTCTTGATAAAACTACTGGACAGATCACGGTGAGTGGAAACATCGATTATGAggatgaaaaatattttgaaatgagAGTTCAGGCCAAAGACGGTCCTGGGCTAGTATCATCTGCTAAAATTATCATAGACATCACTGACGTCAATGACAATGAACCTCGAATTATTCTTAAATCCTTTAACGACCCGATACCTGAGAACACTGTAGCAAAGCAGTGA
- the LOC113650314 gene encoding protocadherin beta-16-like has product MSELKRLVVIILLCFCGTAVVFCQARYSIAEETTEGSFVGNIAKDLGIEISRLISGKARVVTKGGRQYVELSRDKGTLVVKERIDREELCKQTTPCSFSFDLIMENPIELHRVTVEVQDINDNAPTFPKGTVNLQISENTEPGARFPLDRAVDLDVGVNGIASYSLKPTDHLKLEIINDANGDKHVEMLLQRELDREERDELNLVLTAYDGGSPKKSGTMQIHISVLDANDNKPVCKETVYKSELRENSPARTVVTRISASDADEGNNGVVTYSIAQASKEARNVFDINPETGIITTKNTVDYENERIYQLNINAIDKGGLADTCKVIIEVIDENDNAPSIQLMSFSNIITENSPIGTTVAVINVEDVDSGQNGLVKCKINENVPFTIESSHSDYFALITDETLDRENIAEYNITILVSDQGSPAQYSNKTLNVKISDVNDNPPVFNSEEYKTSVTENNSPGVAVLTVKASDADWGPNARLTYFLGDNNIQGNPVSSLVSVNSESGVIHAVKSYDYEQMKSFSFNVTAQDGGSPPLSSEVTVTINVQDQNDNAPQVLYPVQTGGSVVAEIVPRSADVGYLVTKVVAVDVDSGQNAWLSYKLQKATDRALFEVGAQNGEIRTVRQVTDKDAVKQKLTVVVEDNGQPSRSAVVNINVAVADTFPEMLSEFTDFTHHKQYNDDLTFYLVLALAAVSFLFITTVVVIISVKVYRWRQSRIFYQSNLPVIPYYPPGYTDTGVTGTLPHMYNYDACMTTDSRKSDCKYSTLGGQSVLVMDRSFTETMQRAMGGKEFQQYLESPEVVRK; this is encoded by the coding sequence ATGTCGGAGCTAAAACGGCTGGTCGTGattattttgctctgtttttgcGGAACAGCCGTTGTGTTTTGTCAAGCACGATATTCAATCGCAGAGGAGACTACAGAGGGATCATTTGTAGGAAACATCGCGAAGGATTTGGGAATAGAGATAAGTAGACTTATTTCTGGAAAAGCTCGGGTTGTAACAAAGGGCGGCCGGCAATATGTCGAACTGAGCAGAGACAAAGGCACCCTCGTAGTGAAGGAGAGGATAGACCGAGAGGAGCTCTGCAAGCAAACAACGCCCTGCAGCTTCAGCTTTGATCTGATCATGGAAAACCCCATAGAACTGCATCGGGTCACTGTGGAGGTTCAGGATATAAATGACAATGCACCAACATTTCCTAAAGGTACCGTCAATTTACAAATTAGCGAGAACACAGAACCTGGGGCGCGATTTCCCTTAGACAGAGCTGTAGATTTGGATGTAGGTGTAAATGGTATTGCCAGCTACTCTCTCAAACCTACCGATCATTTAAAGCTGGAAATAATTAATGACGCTAATGGGGATAAACATGTTGAAATGCTTCTGCAGCGAGAATTGGACCGAGAAGAACGCGATGAGTTAAATTTAGTCCTGACTGCATATGACGGAGGATCACCTAAAAAATCAGGCACAATGCAAATTCACATTTCTGTATTAGATGCAAATGATAATAAACCCGTTTGTAAAGAAACTGTTTATAAATCAGAACTGAGGGAAAATTCTCCAGCTAGAACCGTCGTAACTAGAATAAGTGCAAGTGATGCTGATGAAGGAAACAATGGTGTAGTCACATATTCTATTGCTCAAGCAAGTAAAGAAGCTCGAAATGTATTTGACATAAACCCAGAGACTGGAATTATTACAACGAAGAATACTGTAGACTACGAGAATGAAAGAATTTatcaattaaatattaatgcaattgATAAAGGAGGCCTGGCAGATACGTGTAAAGTAATTATCGAGGTTATTGATGAAAATGATAATGCTCCCTCCATACAGCTTATGTCGTTTTCAAACATAATTACAGAAAATTCTCCAATCGGAACAACCGTGGCTGTTATTAATGTAGAAGATGTAGATTCCGGTCAAAATGGACTCgtgaagtgtaaaataaatgaaaacgtGCCGTTTACAATAGAATCGTCGCATTCTGATTACTTTGCATTAATTACTGATGAAACTCTCGATCGAGAAAATATTGCTGAATACAACATCACCATTCTGGTGTCCGATCAAGGAAGTCCTGCACAATACAGTAACAAAACTCTAAATGTTAAAATTTCCGACGTGAATGATAACCCACCTGTATTCAATTCTGAAGAATATAAAACATCCGTTACTGAAAACAACTCTCCTGGTGTGGCTGTGCTCACGGTAAAAGCGAGCGATGCTGATTGGGGACCAAATGCGCGACTTACTTATTTTCTGGGGGATAATAATATACAAGGCAACCCAGTGAGTTCTTTAGTCTCTGTGAATTCAGAGAGCGGGGTTATACATGCAGTCAAATCCTATGATTACGAGCAAATGAAAAGTTTCAGCTTTAACGTGACAGCCCAAGACGGAGGCTCGCCTCCTTTAAGTTCTGAAGTCACAGTGACAATCAACGTTCAAGATCAGAACGACAACGCTCCTCAGGTCCTCTACCCAGTACAGACAGGTGGGTCTGTGGTGGCTGAGATTGTGCCTCGCTCAGCAGATGTGGGTTATCTGGTCACTAAAGTGGTGGCTGTTGATGTGGACTCTGGACAGAACGCCTGGCTCTCCTACAAACTCCAGAAAGCCACAGACAGGGCGCTGTTTGAAGTGGGAGCGCAGAATGGAGAGATACGAACTGTGCGTCAGGTTACAGATAAAGACGCCGTGAAACAAAAGCTCACTGTAGTTGTGGAGGATAACGGACAGCCGTCTCGCTCAGCTGTAGTTAACATCAATGTAGCTGTAGCGGACACTTTCCCTGAAATGCTCTCAGAGTTCACAGACTTTACGCACCACAAACAGTATAATGACGACCTCACCTTTTAtttagtgttagcattagctgctgtttctttccttttcatcaCGACTGTAGTAGTTATAATCTCAGTAAAGGTCTACAGGTGGAGACAATCGCGCATCTTCTATCAGTCCAATCTGCCAGTTATCCCGTACTATCCACCCGGTTACACAGACACAGGAGTTACTGGAACTCTGCCGCACATGTATAATTATGATGCTTGTATGACGACTGACTCGAGGAAGAGTGACTGTAAATATTCTACACTCGGAGGACAGAGTGTTCTAGTCATGGACCGCAGTTTTACAGAAACTATGCAACGTGCCATGGGGGGAAAAGAATTCCAACAGTACCTAGAGTCACCGGAAGTGGTAAGGAAGTAA